A single region of the Streptomyces sp. NBC_00425 genome encodes:
- a CDS encoding DUF2975 domain-containing protein, with protein sequence MGKLTVGALRAVLVVVLAGTVFVQASMAWALATDPEDGSLPLTPLRVITILGMVSVQVAVVCVGRLVTMVRRGTVFSHSAFRYVDGVIGAIVAAGLLWFAVTAVNAPGQRDDPGVTVIMGGVGVAILGIALIVLVLRMLLAQAVARDVEAVKMQAELDEVI encoded by the coding sequence GTGGGAAAACTGACCGTCGGTGCGCTGCGCGCCGTACTCGTGGTGGTGCTCGCCGGCACCGTGTTCGTACAGGCGTCGATGGCGTGGGCACTGGCCACCGACCCGGAGGACGGGTCCCTCCCGCTGACCCCGCTGCGCGTGATCACGATCCTGGGCATGGTGTCGGTCCAGGTCGCCGTGGTCTGCGTGGGGCGGCTGGTGACGATGGTGCGCCGCGGAACCGTGTTCTCCCACTCCGCCTTCCGGTACGTGGACGGAGTGATCGGCGCGATCGTCGCGGCCGGCCTCCTGTGGTTCGCGGTGACGGCCGTCAATGCGCCCGGCCAGCGGGACGACCCGGGCGTCACCGTCATCATGGGCGGGGTCGGCGTGGCCATCCTGGGAATCGCGCTCATCGTCCTCGTGCTGCGGATGCTGCTCGCCCAGGCCGTCGCACGCGACGTCGAAGCGGTGAAGATGCAGGCCGAGTTGGACGAGGTGATCTGA
- a CDS encoding alpha/beta fold hydrolase: MSSFAVRSARFARRLLPATAAVAALVAVFLVTLVLTDGAGSGLGAWLTTLGAGTAWALWRGWRRARAARLAAFLPLVVAAALTGSVCVPSVPTARQYPPALPFVAAQHWNLATGSRVAVYHHAPANNGVRRPVPLVYLNGGPVRGISVLDHRFLQLLARQGYDVYAYEQAGGGRSDLLPMDQYTISRSVRDLAAFVDRLGKGEVDILGFSSGGVVLTRALADPRVAARLHRAIVAEPGPMDGPTAQAGGHKGRPSARGLAPAVSGPRSTRVPRYATAFGLMRLGLLTPGTGLIGQAEGDNAFTAADLGGDTASAYCARDAHRIPQEDTPQNFSFSPAASLRIQETIKDSPSVAPELRRSQVPAMLMIAECSSQLRQWATAVLGNDPAVRSTQFMRGVGHHMWNGLDDNNERAAAVITAFLEDRPAPLPDHPTRDGIPAFLRDHE, from the coding sequence GTGTCTTCATTCGCCGTACGCTCCGCACGCTTCGCCCGACGCCTGCTTCCGGCCACGGCAGCCGTCGCGGCACTGGTCGCCGTCTTCCTCGTCACGCTCGTCCTGACCGACGGGGCAGGATCAGGGCTCGGCGCATGGCTGACGACCCTGGGGGCCGGGACGGCCTGGGCGCTGTGGCGTGGGTGGCGTCGCGCCCGGGCCGCACGTCTCGCGGCGTTCCTGCCGTTGGTCGTCGCGGCGGCGTTGACGGGCTCGGTCTGCGTCCCCAGCGTGCCCACGGCCCGGCAGTACCCGCCCGCTCTGCCGTTCGTCGCCGCACAGCACTGGAACCTGGCCACGGGCAGCCGGGTCGCGGTCTATCACCACGCGCCCGCGAACAACGGCGTTCGACGCCCCGTTCCGCTGGTGTATCTCAACGGCGGGCCCGTCCGCGGCATCTCGGTTCTCGACCACCGCTTCCTGCAACTCCTCGCGCGACAGGGCTACGACGTCTACGCCTACGAACAGGCGGGCGGCGGACGAAGCGATCTGCTGCCCATGGACCAGTACACGATCTCCCGGTCGGTCCGCGACCTCGCCGCTTTCGTCGACCGGCTGGGAAAGGGCGAGGTCGACATCCTCGGCTTCTCCTCGGGCGGGGTCGTCCTCACGCGAGCCCTCGCCGACCCTCGCGTCGCCGCACGCCTGCACCGGGCGATCGTCGCGGAGCCCGGACCGATGGACGGTCCCACCGCGCAGGCCGGCGGGCACAAAGGCCGACCCTCCGCGCGTGGCCTCGCGCCGGCAGTCTCCGGACCGCGGTCGACGCGCGTCCCGCGGTACGCCACAGCCTTCGGCCTCATGCGACTCGGACTCCTCACCCCTGGCACCGGGTTGATCGGACAGGCCGAAGGCGACAACGCGTTCACCGCGGCCGACCTCGGCGGCGACACCGCATCCGCCTACTGCGCACGCGACGCGCATCGCATCCCGCAGGAGGACACCCCGCAGAACTTCTCCTTCAGTCCCGCCGCGAGCCTCCGCATCCAAGAGACGATCAAGGACTCGCCCTCCGTCGCCCCGGAGCTGAGGCGCTCCCAGGTCCCCGCCATGCTGATGATCGCCGAATGCTCCTCCCAGCTCCGCCAATGGGCCACCGCCGTCCTCGGCAACGACCCCGCCGTCCGGAGCACCCAGTTCATGCGCGGGGTCGGACACCACATGTGGAACGGTTTGGACGACAACAACGAGCGAGCCGCCGCCGTCATCACCGCCTTCCTCGAAGACCGGCCCGCGCCGCTGCCCGACCACCCGACCCGCGACGGGATCCCCGCCTTCCTGCGTGATCACGAGTGA
- a CDS encoding helix-turn-helix domain-containing protein encodes MPITVDIDVMLAKRKMSVGELADRIGITPANLAVLKNGRARAVRFATLAALCEALECQPGDLLRWEAEGAGGG; translated from the coding sequence ATGCCGATCACCGTCGACATCGACGTGATGCTGGCCAAGCGCAAGATGTCCGTGGGCGAACTCGCGGACCGCATAGGGATCACGCCCGCCAACCTCGCGGTACTCAAGAACGGCCGCGCACGGGCGGTGCGCTTCGCGACGCTCGCCGCGCTCTGCGAGGCGCTCGAGTGCCAGCCGGGCGACCTGCTGCGCTGGGAGGCAGAAGGCGCCGGAGGCGGATGA
- a CDS encoding TetR/AcrR family transcriptional regulator, with translation MGRPRTNDTTVGERLVECTTELLATRPQESVTIRSVAAAARTSTAAVYSLFGDKEGLIAAVRDRAVAGLFQALTAVPASENALVDLYALAAAYRRWGREHSHLYATLFGGVQSFEPSGTVGTGDPVGPLLAAIDRAVTESVLEGEATSIAVSLWVTLHGVVTLELAGALEGPTADVTFRSTIHAALRGWATPAAFLRLRDGDLSPVFGSER, from the coding sequence ATGGGTAGGCCGAGGACGAACGACACGACCGTCGGAGAGCGACTCGTGGAGTGCACGACCGAACTGCTGGCGACTCGCCCCCAGGAGTCGGTCACCATCCGTTCCGTGGCCGCGGCCGCCCGGACGTCGACGGCGGCGGTGTACTCCCTGTTCGGCGACAAGGAAGGGCTGATCGCGGCGGTGCGCGACAGGGCCGTCGCCGGACTCTTCCAGGCGCTGACGGCGGTGCCGGCCTCCGAGAACGCCCTCGTCGACCTCTACGCGCTGGCCGCCGCGTACCGGCGATGGGGCCGGGAGCACAGCCACCTGTACGCGACGCTGTTCGGCGGCGTGCAGTCCTTCGAGCCGTCCGGGACGGTCGGTACCGGCGACCCCGTTGGGCCCCTCCTCGCGGCCATCGACCGCGCCGTGACCGAATCCGTCCTCGAGGGCGAAGCGACGTCGATCGCCGTCTCGCTCTGGGTGACCCTGCACGGAGTGGTGACGCTCGAACTCGCGGGGGCCCTCGAAGGCCCCACCGCGGACGTCACGTTCCGGTCGACGATCCACGCCGCGCTGCGTGGCTGGGCGACCCCCGCGGCCTTCCTCCGCCTTCGCGACGGCGACCTCTCCCCCGTTTTCGGAAGTGAGCGATGA
- a CDS encoding SGNH/GDSL hydrolase family protein translates to MQHDVRTRRSAGRGRKGVTLLAALGSCALVAASAAPVAAHGGKGETRYVALGDSYTSGPLIPRQVDAYCARSDHNYPSVVAGRLRAAVLNDVSCGGATTENMWKPQGTKVPQLDAVGRGSDIVSVQIGGNDIGFGSIIGTCAQLAPQDPTGNPCQRHYSASGVDQLTVAIAETAPKVARVLRAVHDRAPHARVLVVGYPDLLPDDGSGCAPSVPFATRDFPYLRDTGKRLNLMLRLVARRSGAEYVDTYGPTVGHDMCKPAAQRWIEPLQPASPAAPAHPNAKGEEAMAGAVLERLSHRHGGH, encoded by the coding sequence ATGCAGCACGACGTGCGTACGCGGAGATCGGCCGGTCGTGGCAGAAAGGGCGTCACCTTGCTCGCGGCGCTGGGCAGTTGCGCCCTGGTGGCAGCCTCCGCGGCGCCGGTCGCCGCGCACGGTGGCAAAGGCGAGACGCGATACGTCGCGCTCGGCGACTCCTACACCTCCGGCCCTCTCATCCCCCGGCAGGTGGACGCCTACTGCGCCCGCTCCGACCACAACTACCCGTCCGTCGTGGCCGGTCGGCTGCGGGCTGCCGTCCTGAACGACGTCAGCTGTGGCGGGGCCACGACCGAGAACATGTGGAAGCCGCAGGGAACCAAGGTTCCCCAGCTCGACGCGGTGGGCCGAGGCAGTGACATCGTGTCCGTCCAGATCGGCGGCAACGACATCGGCTTCGGCTCCATCATCGGCACCTGCGCCCAGCTGGCCCCGCAGGATCCCACCGGCAACCCGTGCCAGCGCCACTACAGCGCCTCGGGCGTGGACCAGCTCACCGTGGCGATCGCCGAGACCGCTCCGAAGGTCGCCCGGGTGCTGCGGGCCGTGCACGACAGGGCGCCGCATGCCCGCGTCCTCGTCGTCGGCTACCCGGACCTGCTGCCCGACGACGGCAGCGGCTGCGCACCTTCGGTGCCCTTCGCGACGCGCGACTTCCCCTACCTGCGGGACACCGGCAAGCGCCTCAACCTGATGCTGCGTCTGGTGGCGCGCCGGAGCGGCGCGGAGTACGTCGACACCTACGGCCCGACCGTCGGCCACGACATGTGCAAGCCCGCGGCCCAGCGGTGGATCGAGCCGCTGCAGCCCGCCTCGCCCGCCGCACCCGCGCACCCCAACGCCAAGGGTGAGGAGGCCATGGCGGGTGCGGTGCTCGAGCGCCTGTCGCACCGGCACGGCGGTCACTGA
- the solA gene encoding N-methyl-L-tryptophan oxidase, whose product MSRSYDVIVLGLGGMGSSAAYHLARRGERVLGLERFGPAHALGASHGGSRIYRQGYAEGAAYVPLLLRAQELWDRLATESGREVFTPTGGLVIGPQDSPMVAGSVHSAEVWGLEHEVLDSADIRRRFPTFSPADDEVAFYERGAGVVRPELTVRAHLDLAAASGAELRFDEPASRWEIDAHGGARVVTSRGTYVADRLVIAPGAWAPRLLADIGVPVRVERRVMYWFAPRGGTAPFTPDRHPVYVWEDRTGTDIYGFPALDGPDGGAKVAFHDKGAAADPDQLDREIHPQEVEAMRAYLRPRIPALAGPFLKGAACTYSLTPDEHFVLSIHPAHPQVTVACGFSGHGFKFVPVVGEIIADLALTGTTAHPVELFDARRSRAASD is encoded by the coding sequence GTGTCCCGTTCCTACGACGTCATCGTGCTGGGTCTGGGGGGCATGGGCAGTTCTGCCGCGTACCACCTCGCCCGGCGCGGTGAGCGGGTCCTCGGCCTGGAACGCTTCGGGCCCGCCCACGCTCTCGGCGCCAGCCACGGCGGCTCGCGCATCTACCGGCAGGGCTACGCCGAGGGCGCGGCGTACGTGCCGCTGCTGCTGCGCGCACAGGAGCTGTGGGACCGGCTGGCCACGGAGTCGGGGCGCGAGGTGTTCACTCCTACCGGGGGCCTCGTCATCGGGCCGCAGGACAGTCCCATGGTCGCCGGCAGCGTCCACAGTGCCGAGGTGTGGGGCCTGGAGCACGAGGTCCTCGACAGCGCGGACATCCGTCGGCGCTTTCCCACCTTCTCGCCGGCCGACGACGAGGTGGCCTTCTACGAGCGCGGGGCGGGTGTGGTCCGGCCCGAACTCACGGTCCGCGCCCACCTCGACCTGGCCGCGGCCTCCGGTGCCGAGCTGCGTTTCGACGAGCCGGCTTCGAGGTGGGAGATCGACGCCCACGGCGGGGCCCGGGTCGTCACCTCCCGCGGGACGTACGTCGCGGACAGGCTGGTCATCGCCCCAGGCGCGTGGGCGCCCCGGCTGTTGGCGGACATCGGTGTCCCGGTGCGCGTGGAACGCCGCGTCATGTACTGGTTCGCCCCACGCGGCGGGACCGCCCCCTTCACTCCGGACCGGCACCCCGTGTATGTGTGGGAGGACCGCACCGGCACCGACATCTACGGCTTTCCCGCCCTGGACGGCCCGGACGGCGGCGCCAAGGTCGCCTTCCACGACAAGGGCGCCGCCGCCGACCCCGACCAGCTGGACCGGGAGATCCACCCGCAGGAGGTGGAGGCGATGCGCGCGTATCTGCGCCCGCGCATCCCCGCGCTGGCCGGTCCCTTCCTCAAGGGAGCCGCCTGCACCTACTCACTGACCCCGGACGAGCACTTCGTGCTGTCCATCCACCCCGCCCATCCCCAGGTGACCGTCGCCTGCGGGTTCTCGGGCCACGGCTTCAAATTCGTCCCGGTGGTCGGGGAGATCATCGCCGACCTCGCCCTGACCGGCACCACAGCGCACCCCGTCGAACTCTTCGACGCCCGGCGCAGCCGTGCCGCATCCGACTGA
- a CDS encoding RICIN domain-containing protein encodes MPHSANTRSRPRLTARGQAGIATAAAALSVLGAFAAPAQAADAVEHYGNAATGSCLDDSAAGLRGFSCNGSNYQNWRVHVWNDGTRQFRNVATGRCLYDDGVTLATRPCNSSTQQSWWVWQRGGGAISLENQATSECLDDSEFGLRTIGCDPGNRHQNWR; translated from the coding sequence ATGCCCCACTCCGCGAACACCCGCTCTCGTCCGCGTCTGACAGCGCGCGGCCAGGCCGGCATCGCCACCGCAGCCGCCGCCCTCTCCGTGCTCGGCGCGTTCGCCGCACCGGCCCAGGCAGCCGACGCCGTCGAGCATTACGGCAATGCCGCCACCGGCTCCTGTCTCGACGACTCGGCCGCCGGGCTGCGCGGCTTCAGCTGCAACGGTTCGAACTACCAGAACTGGCGCGTCCACGTGTGGAACGACGGCACCCGCCAGTTCCGCAACGTCGCCACCGGGCGCTGCCTCTACGACGACGGAGTCACCCTCGCCACCAGGCCCTGCAACTCCTCGACCCAGCAGAGCTGGTGGGTGTGGCAGCGCGGCGGCGGCGCGATCTCCCTGGAGAACCAGGCGACCAGCGAATGCCTGGACGACAGCGAGTTCGGCCTGCGCACCATCGGATGCGATCCAGGCAACCGGCACCAGAACTGGCGGTGA
- the infA gene encoding translation initiation factor IF-1, whose product MTKNKNVIEVEGKIVECLRSAMFTVELDNGHQVLAHISGKIRKNYIKILLEDRVLVELPPYDLTRGRIVFRYRN is encoded by the coding sequence ATGACGAAGAACAAGAACGTCATCGAGGTCGAGGGCAAGATCGTCGAGTGCCTTCGAAGCGCCATGTTCACCGTGGAGCTGGACAACGGCCACCAGGTGCTCGCGCACATCAGCGGGAAGATCCGCAAGAACTACATCAAGATCCTGCTGGAGGACCGGGTGCTGGTGGAACTCCCGCCGTACGACCTGACACGCGGTCGGATCGTGTTCCGGTACCGGAACTAA
- a CDS encoding tetratricopeptide repeat protein, translating into MEGAFATTVRRFRLRAGLTQESLSERSGVSVSTIRGMETGKRRNPQLASVRQLACALDLRPAELDELLAAAAGAASGAASGAAERPTMPVPRQLPSPPVPFVGRRHELDRLDAALRSGSGAAAPVVISAIAGAGGVGKSWLILHWAHRNADRFPDGQLFVDLRGFSPDGDPMDPAVAVRGFLDALGVDPGRIPVAPHAQAALFRSLVADKRMLLVLDNAADTAHVTSLLPGGDTCTVAVTSRNRLSGLITGHGARHLSVGTLTDAEANALLVARLGTGRVDAEPSAVEDLVGLCGGFPLALSIVAGRAHTHPHMSLADLAGELREGALDVLDDADPAASLPAVLSWSHRALTDEEAEVFALLAMAPGPDISLPAATSLTGLGRSRTRAVLRNLEQASLVDQDAVGRYRMHDLIRRHAATAHQLSDSARETALRRVLDFYTHTAYAAARLLDSHRDPIELAPPLPACSPQPLPDIPAAMDWFDTEHRNLLAAQRTAVAHGLHRTAWQLAWTLYDFHYRRGHRHDQLGAWQIAVDSAGRLPDVGAQILTYRLLGRAHVVLGHHQEAIAAMNQALALSEQQNDRALQAKAHYTLASIWPDGRRALEHARRSLDLYRGLDQPIGEANALNAVGWYAARLGDHDTAREHCRAALALYHHHQDVNGQAQTLDSLGYIDHHSGRHDDAVRHYLQAISLYGDLDNTYETADTLDRLGHAHAALGRDDQALGVWRQARNLYRQQGRDQEAEEVDRRLDGLGRGSDPDGTR; encoded by the coding sequence ATGGAAGGTGCCTTCGCCACGACAGTCCGGCGGTTCCGGTTACGCGCGGGACTGACCCAGGAATCCCTCTCCGAGCGTTCCGGCGTCTCGGTCAGCACCATCCGCGGCATGGAGACCGGCAAGCGGCGCAACCCACAGCTTGCGTCGGTACGTCAACTGGCCTGCGCGCTCGACCTACGGCCGGCCGAACTGGACGAACTGCTGGCCGCGGCGGCGGGAGCGGCGTCGGGCGCGGCGTCGGGCGCGGCTGAACGCCCGACGATGCCCGTACCGCGCCAACTGCCCTCCCCACCGGTGCCGTTCGTGGGTCGCCGTCACGAACTCGACCGCCTGGACGCCGCGCTGCGCTCCGGTTCGGGCGCGGCGGCCCCCGTGGTCATCTCCGCGATCGCCGGAGCCGGCGGGGTCGGCAAGTCATGGCTCATCCTGCACTGGGCTCACCGCAACGCCGACCGGTTCCCCGACGGGCAACTCTTCGTCGACCTTCGGGGCTTCAGCCCCGACGGCGACCCCATGGACCCGGCCGTGGCGGTCCGCGGCTTCCTCGACGCCCTGGGCGTCGACCCCGGACGCATCCCCGTCGCCCCACACGCTCAGGCGGCGCTGTTCCGCAGCCTGGTGGCGGACAAGCGGATGCTGCTGGTGCTCGACAACGCCGCGGACACCGCCCACGTCACGTCTCTGCTGCCGGGCGGAGACACCTGCACCGTGGCGGTCACCAGCCGCAACCGACTGTCGGGCCTGATCACCGGGCACGGCGCCCGCCACCTGTCCGTCGGCACGCTCACCGACGCCGAGGCCAACGCGCTCCTCGTGGCCCGACTCGGCACGGGACGCGTCGACGCCGAGCCCTCGGCGGTCGAAGACCTCGTCGGTCTGTGCGGCGGGTTCCCACTGGCACTCAGCATCGTCGCCGGCCGCGCCCACACCCATCCCCACATGTCCCTGGCCGATCTGGCCGGCGAACTGCGCGAGGGCGCACTCGACGTACTGGACGACGCCGACCCCGCCGCGAGCCTGCCCGCGGTGCTCTCGTGGTCCCACCGGGCGTTGACCGACGAGGAAGCCGAGGTCTTCGCTCTGCTCGCGATGGCACCCGGACCCGACATCAGCCTGCCTGCCGCCACCAGCCTCACCGGCCTCGGCAGGAGCCGGACCAGGGCCGTGCTGCGCAACCTGGAGCAGGCGTCCCTGGTCGACCAGGACGCCGTCGGCCGCTACCGGATGCACGACCTCATCCGCCGTCACGCCGCCACCGCCCACCAACTGTCCGACAGCGCACGCGAGACGGCGTTGCGGCGGGTGCTCGACTTCTACACGCACACCGCGTACGCCGCCGCCCGTCTCCTGGACTCCCATCGCGACCCCATCGAGCTCGCCCCGCCGCTGCCCGCCTGCAGCCCACAGCCGCTGCCCGACATCCCGGCCGCGATGGACTGGTTCGACACCGAGCACAGGAACCTGCTCGCCGCCCAGCGCACCGCCGTCGCGCATGGCCTCCACCGGACGGCCTGGCAACTGGCCTGGACACTGTACGACTTCCACTACCGGCGAGGTCACCGCCACGATCAGCTCGGCGCGTGGCAGATCGCCGTCGACTCCGCCGGCCGCCTGCCCGACGTCGGCGCCCAGATCCTCACCTATCGGCTTCTGGGCCGCGCCCACGTCGTACTCGGGCACCATCAGGAGGCGATCGCCGCCATGAACCAGGCGCTCGCCCTCAGCGAGCAGCAGAACGACCGCGCCCTCCAGGCCAAGGCGCACTACACACTCGCGTCGATCTGGCCCGACGGCAGGCGCGCTCTCGAGCACGCCAGACGTTCGCTCGACCTGTATCGCGGCCTGGACCAGCCGATCGGTGAGGCCAACGCACTCAACGCCGTGGGCTGGTACGCCGCGCGTCTCGGGGATCACGACACCGCCCGCGAGCACTGCCGGGCCGCCCTCGCCCTCTACCACCACCACCAGGACGTGAACGGCCAGGCACAGACGCTGGACAGCCTCGGCTACATCGACCATCACAGTGGCCGGCATGACGACGCCGTCCGGCACTACCTCCAGGCCATAAGCCTCTACGGCGACCTCGACAACACCTACGAAACCGCCGACACGCTCGACCGGCTCGGTCACGCCCACGCCGCGCTGGGCCGCGACGACCAGGCCCTCGGCGTATGGCGGCAGGCGCGGAATCTGTACCGGCAACAGGGACGAGATCAGGAAGCCGAAGAGGTGGACCGCCGGCTCGACGGGCTGGGCCGAGGAAGCGACCCGGACGGCACCCGCTGA
- a CDS encoding NlpC/P60 family protein, translated as MRRQRQRDRERDGGKPHGRLRPLRLLLAAAVAVACLALPTAAPATAAPAAPAADTCAPLKAGASIAAQDAVNVACRYVGWMYAWGGGHAGGLPGPSQGMLDTDDLAKSINDPTYWSFDCIGLVRWAWYKATRQDIISERTTQATWQNPGYAHTRFTKAQGEAPLLPGDIMYFGEGLSHVALYLGNGKRLESPQSTEVVRVSDIPWASYQGSLRPNVSGVFPVWEYDGLGKQVKTWGQPNLRNDSTTGSSGGINWTIDNGISVAVRALCQRVGERATVDGMVNNVWTYLPDYRSWISNLFIQGPAITPGVPSCGDYSRIGGTLEGASSNTSCGDGTPPDSAGAWSAKSATVFGRTVELRYNSTTACAWGRIVGGTVGDEIWVDRSNDGGDTWEPMLGYTTVTSGGDAYTTQWNDNGLVMRACGTNGKGGSIVCTGWF; from the coding sequence ATGAGAAGACAGAGACAACGCGACCGCGAACGTGACGGAGGAAAGCCGCACGGCCGCCTCCGACCGCTGCGGCTGCTGCTCGCCGCCGCCGTCGCGGTCGCCTGCCTGGCCCTGCCGACAGCCGCGCCGGCGACCGCCGCACCGGCCGCACCCGCCGCCGACACCTGTGCGCCGCTGAAGGCGGGAGCGAGTATCGCCGCCCAGGACGCCGTCAACGTCGCCTGCCGGTACGTCGGTTGGATGTACGCCTGGGGCGGCGGCCACGCCGGGGGCCTTCCCGGCCCCAGCCAGGGCATGCTGGACACGGACGACCTGGCGAAATCCATCAACGATCCGACGTACTGGAGCTTCGACTGCATCGGCCTCGTGCGCTGGGCCTGGTACAAGGCCACCCGTCAGGACATCATCAGCGAACGCACCACGCAGGCCACGTGGCAGAACCCGGGCTACGCGCACACCCGGTTCACCAAGGCGCAGGGGGAAGCCCCGCTGCTGCCCGGCGACATCATGTACTTCGGCGAGGGACTCAGCCACGTCGCCCTCTACCTCGGTAACGGCAAGCGGCTCGAATCGCCCCAATCGACCGAGGTCGTCAGAGTCTCGGACATCCCCTGGGCCAGCTATCAGGGTTCGCTGCGACCCAACGTCTCGGGCGTCTTCCCGGTGTGGGAGTACGACGGTCTCGGCAAGCAGGTGAAGACCTGGGGCCAGCCGAACCTGCGCAACGACTCCACCACCGGCAGCAGCGGCGGCATCAACTGGACCATCGACAACGGCATCTCCGTCGCCGTGCGGGCACTGTGCCAGCGCGTGGGAGAACGGGCCACCGTGGACGGCATGGTCAACAACGTCTGGACCTATCTGCCGGACTACCGCAGCTGGATCAGCAACCTCTTCATCCAGGGCCCGGCGATCACACCTGGTGTGCCGTCGTGCGGGGACTACTCGAGAATCGGCGGCACGCTGGAGGGCGCCTCCTCCAACACCTCGTGCGGTGACGGCACCCCACCGGACTCCGCAGGGGCCTGGTCGGCCAAATCCGCCACCGTCTTCGGCCGCACCGTGGAGCTGCGGTACAACAGCACGACCGCCTGTGCCTGGGGCCGCATCGTCGGCGGCACGGTCGGTGACGAGATCTGGGTCGACCGCAGCAACGACGGCGGGGACACCTGGGAGCCGATGCTCGGCTACACGACCGTCACCTCGGGCGGCGACGCGTACACCACGCAGTGGAACGACAACGGCCTCGTGATGCGCGCCTGCGGCACCAACGGCAAGGGCGGCTCGATCGTCTGCACGGGCTGGTTCTGA
- a CDS encoding dihydrofolate reductase family protein has product MTRIIADISVSLDGFVTGPDPGPHNGLGTGGEALHTWAFSDDPDDRRYLREGTARSGAVVLGRRLFDLVDGPEGWDDTTGYGAGEVGKPAFVVVTSSPPDSVRLADLDWTFVTTGLHDAVHAARERAEEASQRSGKVLDVVLMGGGALIGSALGAGLVDTLTLHLAPVVLGAGTPLFTGGAPRTLVQRSVESTSTATHLTYDVL; this is encoded by the coding sequence ATGACCCGCATCATCGCCGACATCTCGGTCTCCCTCGACGGCTTCGTCACCGGGCCCGACCCCGGTCCGCACAACGGTCTGGGCACCGGTGGCGAGGCCCTGCACACCTGGGCGTTCTCCGACGACCCCGACGACCGCCGGTATCTGCGCGAGGGGACCGCCCGCTCGGGCGCCGTCGTCCTCGGCCGTCGTCTCTTCGACCTGGTCGACGGGCCGGAGGGCTGGGACGACACCACCGGCTACGGCGCCGGCGAGGTCGGCAAGCCCGCGTTCGTCGTCGTGACGAGCTCACCACCGGATTCGGTACGGCTCGCCGACCTCGACTGGACGTTCGTCACCACCGGTCTGCACGATGCCGTCCATGCCGCGCGCGAGCGCGCCGAGGAGGCGTCCCAGCGCAGCGGAAAGGTCCTGGACGTCGTGCTCATGGGCGGTGGCGCCCTCATCGGCTCGGCGCTCGGCGCAGGGCTGGTCGACACGCTGACACTGCACCTCGCACCCGTCGTCCTGGGCGCCGGGACACCGTTGTTCACCGGCGGTGCGCCGCGCACTCTCGTCCAGCGGAGTGTGGAGTCGACATCGACCGCGACACACCTGACCTACGACGTCCTGTGA